From the genome of Dehalococcoidales bacterium:
TATTCTGGTCACCGGCGTCGTCCAGGAAGAACCGGCGGAGTGCCTGGGCATGGCCCACCTCTGCGATATGACCCTGTCCCGGCGGGGGATCAAGGTGGGCTCCGTAGTCCTGGGAGAGCCCACCGACCTCAAGCTGGTACTGGGACACAAAGGGCGCGTCGAGTTGGAAGTAACCACCGTTGGCCGCACCAGCCACGGCAGCGCCCCCTGGCGCGGTATCAACGCCGTCTACAAGATGCTGCCGGTGCTGAACAAAATTCAATTGATAGCAGATACGCTTCCCAGCCATGAACTGCTGGGTAAATCGACCATTGCCCTGACCATCATATCCTGCAGCCCGGGACAGTTGAGCGTCATCCCTGACCTGTGCGCCGTATCCCTGGACAGGCGTCTGACGCCGGGGGAGACCGCAGACCAGGCCCTCGCCCGGATTGCCACACTACTCGAAGAGGTCAGACAGGAAGATCCTGAATTCCAGGGGTCGGCGCGGATACGTGAGGTAGAAGAAGTAAGCTATACCGGAATGAAGACGCGGGCACGCAAGTTGATGCTGCCCTGGCTGATTCCCGCCGAACACCCCGGGGTAACCGCCGCGCTCGCCGCCTTAAGTAAAGTAGGACAGCAGCCGGAACTCGCTTACTGGGATTTCGCCACTGATGGCAGCCACACGGCGGCGGTGCTGGGTATTCCCACCATCGGCTATGGGCCGGGGGAAGAGAGCCTGGCGCATACCCCCCGGGAGCGAATTAACCTGGACTCCCTGGTGCAAAGCGTCGCCGGTAATGCCGCCATCGCCCTGGCTCTATCACAGTAAGTCTGGCTGCCACCATGCTACATTACTTTCTGAGCAGACGCATAAATCAATCGTTTCTATCTGTCAAGCTGGGATCTTCAGCCGGTTACCGGTTATTTTCTAAAGCTGTAAAGATACGGCAAAGACAACTTTAGAGACCGCGCTACTTGGTTCAATTCTCTTAACGGCGATGACGTCACCGCTTCTTTGATATATAATATTTATTACGCTGTAAAAACAAGCTGAAACGAGGAGGTTAATTATGCCCAGAGAACTAACCGCGGCGCAGGTCAGGCGACGGTGCGACCCGGCTCTGTTCAAATGTAACTCAACCGGGGACCTGGAGCCACTGAGCGGCATCATCGGGCAGGAGCGGGCAATGAGCGCCCTTAATTTTGGTCTTAACATCCTCAAACCGGGATTTAACGTTTATGTATCAGGGTCAGCGGGCACCGGCCGGACTACCACCATCAAGTCCTTTCTGGAGACGCTGGCGGCCAAAAAAGAAACCCCCTCCGACTGGTGTTATGTGCACAACTTTCGAGATTCATATTACCCCAAAACCATGGAGATGCCCGCCGGTATGGGGCAAACCCTGCAAAAAGACGTAAACCACCTGGTGGACAACGCCAGGCGCAGCCTTATCCAGGCTTTCGCCAGCAAGGAACACGCCGAGCGGCGGGCTGAAATAACCGCCGACTTCCACAAGAAAAGGGACGCCGTATTCAGCGCCATCAATAAGAAGGCTGAAGAAAACGGGCTTCTCCTGCAGACTACACCGGTAGGGATATTCTTTATACCGTCTTCCAGGGGAGAAGCAATGAGCGAGGAGGAATATAAAAAGCTCAGCGCCAGAGACAAAGAGGATCTCAGAAAGAAACAAGAGGAACTGTCTGAAGAGTTGAAGAGGCAAATAAACGACCTTCGGGTTGAAGAGGGCGCCGTCGAGCAACGGCTGGAAGAGATTGACCGCGAGGTAGCACGCTACTCCATCGGCTACCTCTTCGAAGAGGTAAAGAAGAAGTATAGCCAGATCCCCCAGGTGATTGATTACTTAACGGAAGTTGAGCAGGATATCGTTGAGAATTTTGAGCAATTCAAGTCAGATATGAAGACTTCAGATACAGACCCCATATCCGTCATGCAGGGAATGATGAGAAAGCAGGCTTTCCGGAAGTATGAAGTTAACGTACTGGTTGACAATTCAAGGTTGCAGGGGGCTCCGGTGATTCTGGAGCTAAACCCCACCTTTAATAATCTCTTTGGGCGTGTGGAAAAGGAAGCCCAGTTCGGGGCGCTGTCCACTGATTTTACCATGATTAAAAGCGGCTCTCTGCACCGGGCTAACGGCGGTTATCTTGTGGTCAGAATTGAAGACCTGCTGACTAACTTCCAGTCCTGGGAGGGCTTAAAAAGGACCCTTCGTGACGGTAAACTGGAAATTGAGGATATCGGCGAGCGCCTGGGGTTCATGACCACCAAAAGTCTGAAGCCGGAACCAATCCCGCTTAATATCAAGGTAGTAGTTATCGGCGAGCCCATGTTCTACTATTTACTGCTGCAGCTGGACCTGGAGTTTAGAGAACTATTTAAGATTAAGGCTGATTTTGATAGCCGTATGGACAAGACGGAGACTAACTTAAGAGATTACGCTGCCGTCATCTGCCGGATGTGCAAAGAAGAAGACCTGAAACACCTGGATAGTAACGCTTTAGCCAGGATCATCGAGCACAGTACCCGGCTGGCCGGTGACCAGGAAAAGCTGTCAACCCTGTTTGCTGACATCGCCGATATCATCCGTGAAGCCAGCTTCTGGGCGGAGGAGGACGAGAAACAGCTTATTGAAGCCGGGCATATTGAGAAAGCCATCGAGCAAAAGGTTTACCGCTCCAATCTCATCCAGCAGCGTATCAATGAAATGATAAATAAGGGAATGATTATTATCGATACCGATGGTGAGAAAGCAGGACAGGTAAACGGCTTATCAGTAATCGACCTCGGTGATTTTGCTTTCGGCCGGCCTACCAGGATAACCGCCAGCGTCGGTGTCGGCCGGGAAGGGCTGATTGACATCGAACGGGAAGCCAAGCTGGGAGGACGCCTGCACTCCAAAGGCGTTATGATACTGAACGGCTATATCACCGAAAAATATGTCCGGGAGATTCCGCTGTCACTGTCCGCCCGCCTGGTATTCGAACAGAGCTACGACGAGGTGGAAGGAGACAGCGCTTCGAGCACGGAGCTTTACGCATTGCTGTCCTCCCTGGCGGATACTCCGATAAGCCAGGGTATCGCCGTCACCGGCTCCGTGAACCAGAAGGGAGAGGTACAGGCGATTGGCGGTATCAACGAAAAAATCGAGGGTTTCTTTGAAGCGTGCCAGGCTAGAGGGCTTAACGGGAAACAGGGAGTTCTCATCCCGGCGACCAATATCAGGAATTTAATGCTTAAAGAAACGGTAACGGCCGCGATTGAGGACGGCACTTTCCATATCTATCCGGTAGGCACCATCGATGAGGGGCTAGAAGCTCTTACCGGGCTGAAGGCGGGTGAACGTCTGAAAAACGGCCGCTTTGAGCCAGGTTCGATTAATGCTAAAGTGGAGGAGCGCCTGAAGACCCTGGCGGAAAAACTGAGGGACTTTACCAAAGGTGAGGAGAAAACCACCACTACCGGAACCGAAGCATAACCAGCGTTAGATTGCATATATCGCTAAAATACTATAAAATAGCTGCCACTTACTGGACAAGGAGGTAGAGTGATGACTAACGGAGAGGTTAAGATACGGGGAATGGTCGATGATGACTTACCGAGGGTGCACGAGATTGACCGCTTATTATTCGGCGAAGAACGGGTACCTACCTGGCCCTTCTC
Proteins encoded in this window:
- a CDS encoding YgeY family selenium metabolism-linked hydrolase; translation: MSIPNLKEASARIADDVVAFTQSLVRTPSISGREQDVARLIISEMERLRYDEVFTDDMGNVVGIIRGSGQGENIMFNGHMDHVDAGRLEAWEHAPYGGTIAGGYLYGRGTCDMKGAIAAQIYAASLVKSLGLAHRGDILVTGVVQEEPAECLGMAHLCDMTLSRRGIKVGSVVLGEPTDLKLVLGHKGRVELEVTTVGRTSHGSAPWRGINAVYKMLPVLNKIQLIADTLPSHELLGKSTIALTIISCSPGQLSVIPDLCAVSLDRRLTPGETADQALARIATLLEEVRQEDPEFQGSARIREVEEVSYTGMKTRARKLMLPWLIPAEHPGVTAALAALSKVGQQPELAYWDFATDGSHTAAVLGIPTIGYGPGEESLAHTPRERINLDSLVQSVAGNAAIALALSQ
- a CDS encoding AAA family ATPase → MPRELTAAQVRRRCDPALFKCNSTGDLEPLSGIIGQERAMSALNFGLNILKPGFNVYVSGSAGTGRTTTIKSFLETLAAKKETPSDWCYVHNFRDSYYPKTMEMPAGMGQTLQKDVNHLVDNARRSLIQAFASKEHAERRAEITADFHKKRDAVFSAINKKAEENGLLLQTTPVGIFFIPSSRGEAMSEEEYKKLSARDKEDLRKKQEELSEELKRQINDLRVEEGAVEQRLEEIDREVARYSIGYLFEEVKKKYSQIPQVIDYLTEVEQDIVENFEQFKSDMKTSDTDPISVMQGMMRKQAFRKYEVNVLVDNSRLQGAPVILELNPTFNNLFGRVEKEAQFGALSTDFTMIKSGSLHRANGGYLVVRIEDLLTNFQSWEGLKRTLRDGKLEIEDIGERLGFMTTKSLKPEPIPLNIKVVVIGEPMFYYLLLQLDLEFRELFKIKADFDSRMDKTETNLRDYAAVICRMCKEEDLKHLDSNALARIIEHSTRLAGDQEKLSTLFADIADIIREASFWAEEDEKQLIEAGHIEKAIEQKVYRSNLIQQRINEMINKGMIIIDTDGEKAGQVNGLSVIDLGDFAFGRPTRITASVGVGREGLIDIEREAKLGGRLHSKGVMILNGYITEKYVREIPLSLSARLVFEQSYDEVEGDSASSTELYALLSSLADTPISQGIAVTGSVNQKGEVQAIGGINEKIEGFFEACQARGLNGKQGVLIPATNIRNLMLKETVTAAIEDGTFHIYPVGTIDEGLEALTGLKAGERLKNGRFEPGSINAKVEERLKTLAEKLRDFTKGEEKTTTTGTEA